Sequence from the Candidatus Neomarinimicrobiota bacterium genome:
CCAAGATCGACCCCCACACAAATTTTCGCATGGGAATCATTCCAGTCCGCCATGGAGAATTGGATAAAAACCTGCCCATTATTGTTATGTGCCACAGCGGTGTGCGCTCAGCCCAAGTTTGCCAATATCTTGAACCCTTGGGCTATGATGTTACTAACCTAGAGGGCGGCATAGATTCTTGGTCGCAGCTGGTGGACCCAACAGTTCCTCGGTATTAATGTTTAAAACATCGTGTCCCAGTAAAAACCGTAGTAATGCCGAATTCGTTGCAGGCATCAACTGCTTCCTGATCGCGGATGAATCCGCCCGGCCGCACCACCACGTTGATTCCGGAATTTTTGATGGGATTAAAATATTTTTTGAAAATATAATTTTATCCACACCTTGGATCGAAACAGGCATCAAAACCATTAAGCGAAAAGGTTGCAAAAAAAACACTCACTACAACTGCTCCGGTAACAAGGGTAGAACCTACAATATATTTAAATTTTCTTTGCTTGAGTTTATTAGAATAAAATTGCTTGTAGTATAATTTATCATCCTCATCTGTTATTGATTCAGGATAAGTAAATTTTTCTTCTTTGTTTAAAACAAAATGGGGTATTGTCAAACTGGCTGCTGAAGAACCTCCTAAAAAGATAGAGCTATCCCCCCACCATTCGCTTTTATCATACAATTGGTATAATGACGCACAACCCCAAAAAGTAAGACCACTTAATGGTCCATAAAGAGCCCACTTATTCAAATTTTTGGACTTTGCATCGTTTTTAGCTTTAGCACTTAATTTTTGACGATGCGTGTCTTTGCCATCAAGAACCACGACTCGCCCATCTTTTAACTCTAACCTATCAATTCGTTTTACAGGAATGGGTTGAAAGCCAAAGGCTCCTTGTGGTTTAAAAAACACGGTCTTTCTTTCGATTTTTGAATATTCGCCTAAATATGTAGTGCCATCTTTCAAAACTAATTTATCCAAATTAGCTTGCCCCCAAGCGAACCCAACAAATAAAAACATTATTATGTGTTTTATCATTTTGTGAACCCTCCTCTGGTAAGGTTAAAAGAAACTACGGGGGGAGGCGATTAATCAACAAGAAATAAAAGTGCATCCAACAACCCTGTTGGATGGTGTCCGCGGCACTTTAATGTTTAAAACAACGTGTTCCAGTAAAGATCATGGCGATGCCAAACTCGTTGCAAGCATCAATTATTTCTTGGTCTCGGATGGATCCACCGGGCTGCATCACCACTTTGATTCCTGAATCTTTGATAGCATCAATACTGTCTCGAAATGGGAAAAAAGCATCCGACGCCAAGACGCCACCCTTCACATTTTCGCTCCCTTTTCGAAGAGCCATGTGAACGGCATCGACACGACTGACTTGTCCGGCACCAAGGCCAATTGTTGTATTGTTTTTTGCAATCAAAATGCCATTTGATTTTGCATGACGCAAAACTTTCCAAGTAAAAAGAGCGGTTTCAATATCTTGTTCCGAAGGTTGTGCTTTTGTCACGACTTTTAAGTGTTTATGTGTTAATGATTTTAAGTCTGTATCTTGAACTAAAAGTCCCCCATCAACATTCCGAACTTCCAGTTTTGGTAAGCGTTTGCCAAATTCACCAATCTCTAACACGCGAAGATTTTTTTTCTTTTTAAAAATATCCAATGCTTCCGGTTCGAAGTTCGGTG
This genomic interval carries:
- a CDS encoding sulfurtransferase; the encoded protein is MKRIKATELESLFKGNEKFVLLDVRESHEVAYAKIDPHTNFRMGIIPVRHGELDKNLPIIVMCHSGVRSAQVCQYLEPLGYDVTNLEGGIDSWSQLVDPTVPRY